The proteins below come from a single Aegilops tauschii subsp. strangulata cultivar AL8/78 chromosome 6, Aet v6.0, whole genome shotgun sequence genomic window:
- the LOC109764197 gene encoding homeobox-leucine zipper protein ROC5 isoform X1 — translation MSFGGLFDGGGGGGGMQFPYAGAFSSSPALSLGLDNAGARDGGIGGRMFADGAGGAMARDAEAQNDSRSGSDHLDAISGVGDDDDDAEPSGSNPRKRKKRYHRHTPQQIQELEALFKECPHPDEKQRAELSKRLSLDARQVKFWFQNRRTQMKTQLERHENALLKQENEKLRTENLTIREAMRTPMCGGCGSPAMLGEVSLEEQHLRIENARLKDELNRVCTLATKFLGKPVSLLSPLQLQPHLSMPLPNSSLELAVGGIGGIGSMQPSMHGMMSEYAGGASSSMGTVITPARATGPALASMVDIDRSVFLELAISAMDELVKMAQTDDPLWVTGSPGFPDKESLNFEEYLHSSQHCIGMKPVGFVSEASRESGLVIIDNSVALVETLMDEVQAHTFPLLIFVPIYKRCLYYAYYTDVSPFISQRRWSDMFSCMIAKATILEEVSNGIGGSRNGALLLMKAELQVLSPLVPIREVIFLRFCKQLAEGAWAVVDVSIDGLLSNQNSAATSAGSNLKCRRLPSGCVMQDTPNGYCKVTWVEHTEYDEASVHQFYRPLLRSGLAFGASRWLATLQRQCECLAILMSSATVSPNEPTAISQEGKRSMLKLARRMTENFCAGVSASSAREWSKLDGATGSIAEDVRVMARKSVSEPGEPPGVVLSAATSVWVPIAPEKLFDFLRDEQLRAEWDILSNGGPMQEMARIAKGHQNGNSVSLLRASAMSANQSSMLILQETCTDASGSIVVYAPVDIPAMQLVMNGGDSTYVALLPSGFAILPDGPSIGSEHKTGGSLLTVAFQILVNSQPTAKLTVESVETVNNLISCTIKKIKTALQCATPEC, via the exons ATGAGCTTCGGGGGCCTcttcgacggcggcggcggaggcggcggcatGCAGTTCCCTTACGCCGGCGCCTTCTCGTCCTCGCCCGCGCTCTCCCTCGGGCTG GACAACGCCGGCGCCCGAGACGGCGGCATAGGCGGGCGGATGTTTGCTGACGGCGCGGGCGGCGCGATGGCCAGGGACGCGGAGGCGCAGAACGACAGCCGGTCGGGGAGCGACCACCTGGACGCCATCTCCGGCgtcggcgacgacgacgacgacgccgaGCCCAGCGGCAGCAACCCCCGCAAGCGGAAGAAGCGCTACCACCGCCACACGCCGCAGCAGATCCAGGAGCTCGAAGC GCTGTTCAAGGAGTGCCCCCACCCGGACGAGAAGCAGCGCGCCGAGCTCAGCAAGAGGCTCTCCCTCGACGCGCGGCAGGTCAAGTTCTGGTTCCAGAACCGCCGCACGCAGATGAAG ACGCAACTGGAGCGGCACGAGAACGCGCTGCTGAAGCAGGAGAATGAAAAGCTGCGCACGGAGAACCTGACCATCAGGGAGGCCATGCGCACCCCAATGTGCGGCGGCTGCGGCAGCCCGGCCATGCTCGGGGAGGTCTCCCTTGAGGAGCAGCACCTGCGCATCGAGAATGCACGGCTCAAGGACGAACTCAACCGTGTCTGCACCCTTGCCACCAAGTTCCTCGGCAAGCCCGTGTCCCTTCTGTCGCCGCTCCAGCTGCAGCCACACCTGTCGATGCCCTTGCCAAACTCCTCACTGGAGCTAGCAGTCGGGGGAATCGGTGGCATAGGGTCTATGCAGCCTTCGATGCACGGTATGATGAGTGAGTATGCCGGGGGTGCCTCAAGCTCCATGGGCACCGTCATCACACCAGCACGGGCCACCGGGCCTGCTTTAGCATCTATGGTGGACATTGACAGGTCTGTGTTCTTGGAGCTTGCAATTAGCGCAATGGATGAACTTGTCAAGATGGCACAGACCGATGATCCTTTGTGGGTTACGGGATCGCCTGGTTTTCCGGACAAGGAGTCACTCAACTTTGAGGAGTATCTCCACTCCTCCCAGCATTGCATTGGCATGAAGCCTGTTGGATTTGTGTCTGAGGCCTCTAGGGAGTCCGGCCTGGTCATCATCGACAATAGTGTTGCCCTTGTAGAGACCCTTATGGACGAGGTTCAAGCTCATACTTTTCCCCTTCTTATATTTGTTCCTATTTATAAAAGGTGCTTATACTATGCTTACTATACTGATGTTTCTCCATTCATTTCACAGAGGCGGTGGTCCGACATGTTCTCATGCATGATTGCTAAGGCCACAATCCTTGAGGAGGTGTCTAACGGCATTGGTGGAAGCAGAAATGGAGCGTTGCTGCTA ATGAAGGCTGAGCTGCAGGTGCTCTCACCTCTGGTCCCCATAAGGGAGGTTATTTTTCTCAGGTTTTGCAAGCAGCTGGCTGAGGGTGCCTGGGCAGTGGTGGATGTGTCCATTGATGGATTATTGAGCAATCAAAATTCTGCTGCCACATCCGCAGGCTCAAACTTGAAGTGTAGGAGGCTACCTTCCGGCTGTGTGATGCAAGATACTCCCAATGGCTACTGCAAG GTCACATGGGTTGAGCATACTGAATACGATGAGGCATCTGTCCATCAGTTCTACCGACCACTTCTCCGATCTGGTCTTGCCTTTGGCGCCAGCCGTTGGCTCGCCACTCTGCAGCGCCAGTGTGAATGCCTGGCCATCCTCATGTCCTCTGCTACAGTGTCACCTAATGAACCAACAG CTATATCGCAAGAGGGTAAGCGTAGCATGCTGAAGCTCGCACGCAGGATGACGGAGAACTTCTGTGCGGGGGTGAGCGCATCATCTGCACGTGAATGGAGCAAGCTGGATGGTGCAACAGGCAGCATCGCTGAGGATGTGCGTGTCATGGCACGAAAGAGCGTGAGCGAGCCTGGGGAGCCACCAGGGGTGGTGCTGAGTGCCGCCACATCTGTATGGGTGCCTATTGCCCCTGAGAAGTTGTTCGACTTTCTGCGTGATGAACAGCTGCGTGCCGAGTGGGACATCCTCAGTAATGGAGGGCCCATGCAGGAGATGGCTCGAATTGCAAAGGGACATCAGAATGGAAATTCGGTATCCCTCCTCAGAGCCAGT GCCATGAGTGCCAACCAGAGCAGCATGCTGATCCTTCAGGAAACGTGCACTGATGCATCCGGGTCGATTGTTGTATACGCTCCTGTGGATATCCCTGCAATGCAGCTCGTCATGAACGGCGGGGACTCCACCTATGTTGCTCTGCTGCCATCTGGATTTGCCATTCTGCCCGACGGTCCTAGCATCGGCAGCGAGCACAAGACCGGCGGTTCTCTGCTGACCGTGGCATTCCAGATTCTTGTGAACAGCCAGCCCACCGCCAAGCTCACCGTGGAATCGGTCGAGACCGTGAACAATCTTATCTCCTGCACTATCAAGAAGATCAAGACGGCGCTGCAATGTGCAACGCCTGAGTGTTAG
- the LOC109764197 gene encoding homeobox-leucine zipper protein ROC5 isoform X2 codes for MSFGGLFDGGGGGGGMQFPYAGAFSSSPALSLGLDNAGARDGGIGGRMFADGAGGAMARDAEAQNDSRSGSDHLDAISGVGDDDDDAEPSGSNPRKRKKRYHRHTPQQIQELEALFKECPHPDEKQRAELSKRLSLDARQVKFWFQNRRTQMKTQLERHENALLKQENEKLRTENLTIREAMRTPMCGGCGSPAMLGEVSLEEQHLRIENARLKDELNRVCTLATKFLGKPVSLLSPLQLQPHLSMPLPNSSLELAVGGIGGIGSMQPSMHGMMSEYAGGASSSMGTVITPARATGPALASMVDIDRSVFLELAISAMDELVKMAQTDDPLWVTGSPGFPDKESLNFEEYLHSSQHCIGMKPVGFVSEASRESGLVIIDNSVALVETLMDERRWSDMFSCMIAKATILEEVSNGIGGSRNGALLLMKAELQVLSPLVPIREVIFLRFCKQLAEGAWAVVDVSIDGLLSNQNSAATSAGSNLKCRRLPSGCVMQDTPNGYCKVTWVEHTEYDEASVHQFYRPLLRSGLAFGASRWLATLQRQCECLAILMSSATVSPNEPTAISQEGKRSMLKLARRMTENFCAGVSASSAREWSKLDGATGSIAEDVRVMARKSVSEPGEPPGVVLSAATSVWVPIAPEKLFDFLRDEQLRAEWDILSNGGPMQEMARIAKGHQNGNSVSLLRASAMSANQSSMLILQETCTDASGSIVVYAPVDIPAMQLVMNGGDSTYVALLPSGFAILPDGPSIGSEHKTGGSLLTVAFQILVNSQPTAKLTVESVETVNNLISCTIKKIKTALQCATPEC; via the exons ATGAGCTTCGGGGGCCTcttcgacggcggcggcggaggcggcggcatGCAGTTCCCTTACGCCGGCGCCTTCTCGTCCTCGCCCGCGCTCTCCCTCGGGCTG GACAACGCCGGCGCCCGAGACGGCGGCATAGGCGGGCGGATGTTTGCTGACGGCGCGGGCGGCGCGATGGCCAGGGACGCGGAGGCGCAGAACGACAGCCGGTCGGGGAGCGACCACCTGGACGCCATCTCCGGCgtcggcgacgacgacgacgacgccgaGCCCAGCGGCAGCAACCCCCGCAAGCGGAAGAAGCGCTACCACCGCCACACGCCGCAGCAGATCCAGGAGCTCGAAGC GCTGTTCAAGGAGTGCCCCCACCCGGACGAGAAGCAGCGCGCCGAGCTCAGCAAGAGGCTCTCCCTCGACGCGCGGCAGGTCAAGTTCTGGTTCCAGAACCGCCGCACGCAGATGAAG ACGCAACTGGAGCGGCACGAGAACGCGCTGCTGAAGCAGGAGAATGAAAAGCTGCGCACGGAGAACCTGACCATCAGGGAGGCCATGCGCACCCCAATGTGCGGCGGCTGCGGCAGCCCGGCCATGCTCGGGGAGGTCTCCCTTGAGGAGCAGCACCTGCGCATCGAGAATGCACGGCTCAAGGACGAACTCAACCGTGTCTGCACCCTTGCCACCAAGTTCCTCGGCAAGCCCGTGTCCCTTCTGTCGCCGCTCCAGCTGCAGCCACACCTGTCGATGCCCTTGCCAAACTCCTCACTGGAGCTAGCAGTCGGGGGAATCGGTGGCATAGGGTCTATGCAGCCTTCGATGCACGGTATGATGAGTGAGTATGCCGGGGGTGCCTCAAGCTCCATGGGCACCGTCATCACACCAGCACGGGCCACCGGGCCTGCTTTAGCATCTATGGTGGACATTGACAGGTCTGTGTTCTTGGAGCTTGCAATTAGCGCAATGGATGAACTTGTCAAGATGGCACAGACCGATGATCCTTTGTGGGTTACGGGATCGCCTGGTTTTCCGGACAAGGAGTCACTCAACTTTGAGGAGTATCTCCACTCCTCCCAGCATTGCATTGGCATGAAGCCTGTTGGATTTGTGTCTGAGGCCTCTAGGGAGTCCGGCCTGGTCATCATCGACAATAGTGTTGCCCTTGTAGAGACCCTTATGGACGAG AGGCGGTGGTCCGACATGTTCTCATGCATGATTGCTAAGGCCACAATCCTTGAGGAGGTGTCTAACGGCATTGGTGGAAGCAGAAATGGAGCGTTGCTGCTA ATGAAGGCTGAGCTGCAGGTGCTCTCACCTCTGGTCCCCATAAGGGAGGTTATTTTTCTCAGGTTTTGCAAGCAGCTGGCTGAGGGTGCCTGGGCAGTGGTGGATGTGTCCATTGATGGATTATTGAGCAATCAAAATTCTGCTGCCACATCCGCAGGCTCAAACTTGAAGTGTAGGAGGCTACCTTCCGGCTGTGTGATGCAAGATACTCCCAATGGCTACTGCAAG GTCACATGGGTTGAGCATACTGAATACGATGAGGCATCTGTCCATCAGTTCTACCGACCACTTCTCCGATCTGGTCTTGCCTTTGGCGCCAGCCGTTGGCTCGCCACTCTGCAGCGCCAGTGTGAATGCCTGGCCATCCTCATGTCCTCTGCTACAGTGTCACCTAATGAACCAACAG CTATATCGCAAGAGGGTAAGCGTAGCATGCTGAAGCTCGCACGCAGGATGACGGAGAACTTCTGTGCGGGGGTGAGCGCATCATCTGCACGTGAATGGAGCAAGCTGGATGGTGCAACAGGCAGCATCGCTGAGGATGTGCGTGTCATGGCACGAAAGAGCGTGAGCGAGCCTGGGGAGCCACCAGGGGTGGTGCTGAGTGCCGCCACATCTGTATGGGTGCCTATTGCCCCTGAGAAGTTGTTCGACTTTCTGCGTGATGAACAGCTGCGTGCCGAGTGGGACATCCTCAGTAATGGAGGGCCCATGCAGGAGATGGCTCGAATTGCAAAGGGACATCAGAATGGAAATTCGGTATCCCTCCTCAGAGCCAGT GCCATGAGTGCCAACCAGAGCAGCATGCTGATCCTTCAGGAAACGTGCACTGATGCATCCGGGTCGATTGTTGTATACGCTCCTGTGGATATCCCTGCAATGCAGCTCGTCATGAACGGCGGGGACTCCACCTATGTTGCTCTGCTGCCATCTGGATTTGCCATTCTGCCCGACGGTCCTAGCATCGGCAGCGAGCACAAGACCGGCGGTTCTCTGCTGACCGTGGCATTCCAGATTCTTGTGAACAGCCAGCCCACCGCCAAGCTCACCGTGGAATCGGTCGAGACCGTGAACAATCTTATCTCCTGCACTATCAAGAAGATCAAGACGGCGCTGCAATGTGCAACGCCTGAGTGTTAG